The Selenomonas sp. AB3002 sequence TCACAGCCCATGACCTCGGCCCTGTCTGCCAGACGAGTGTGGCGGGCATTCTCGCTGATCAGGCCTGCGGTGGCCTTATCCACCAGCACGGCCCCTTCCGCCCCCCGGGACAGGGCTTCCAACCCCAGGCTGCCGGTACCGGCAAAGATATCCAGCACCGTCCGGCCCTCAATCATCCTGCCCAGGATATTGAACAGGGATTCCTTCACCCTGTCGGCTGTGGGCCGGGTGTCCTGCCCCTTGGGGGTCTTCAGTTTTGCGCCCCGGGCGCTGCCCGTGATAATCCGCATTTCCTGCTCCATTCCGGCGGTGCCTGCAATGGTTGCACCCGCCAATCTTCTTACACAGAAAACATTCTATCATATTTTTTCGTTTTCGTGAACAGTTCTATGACGTATAATATCATATATGTATGGTTATTCATCCACAAATTCAGCAAAGGAGCCTTGCCTTGCTTAAAAATAAAAACCTTGCCTCTCTCACTCTTATCCTGCTTATAACAGCTTTCGCCTTAGGCGTCTGGCACTTGCACACCCCTGCTCCCGCTGGCACCCCCCTGCCCCTGCCCCAAATCCCGCCAAAGGCAAAAATCACCCTGCTGCCCCTGGATGGCCGCCCTCCCTGCCGCCAGTTTGTCATCAATGGCGGCAGGATTGCAGGGCTTGAAGTTTCCGTGCCTCCAGGCGAACTGCAAGACTACTACTCACTGCCAGGCAACACTCAGAGCATGAAAGAATGGCTGATGAACGACCTCAGCGATTCCTCCGCCGCCCTTATCTCCATTGACCAATTGCTCCACGGCGGGCTGCTGGCTGCCAGAGAAAAAAATGCCAGCCATGCAGAAGTGGACAGCCTGACAGCATATCTGAGGAACCTGCACGAAAAATATCCCGCTGTCCCTCTCTACGCCTTTTCCATCCTGCCGCGCCTCACCCCCCAGGACAGCATTGACGGCTACCAGGAACGGAAAGACCTGACAGCCTACTCCCGCCTGGCCGGCAGAAAAGCCGCCGGGCTGGCAGTTGATGAAAACGAACTCAGGCGGCTTGAAGAAGCCATCCCGCCCCAAAGCCTTTCAGCCTATCTGGCCCACTTCAAGGAAAATGAATACCTCAATCAGAAACTTATCGACCTGACCAGGGAGGGCATACTCACCAAGCTGGTCCTGGGACAGGACGACGGCGAAGCCTACAGCATTCCCAATATAGAGAAAAGCGCCCTGCTGGGCTACATAGCTGCCAGCGGCCTGGACAGCTCCCGTGTATTCCTCACCCACGGGGCAGACGAGATTGCCCTTACCCTGCTGGCAGGCATCGAAAATCAGCGCACAGGCTTTGCTCCCAAAGTCTTCCTTGACTGCAACACCCCGGAAACACTGCAGAAGATCATGCCCTATATGGCTGTGGACATGGAGACCACCGCCCGGGAGAAGATTGCCCTGCTGGGGGGCGAAGAAACCAACAACCCCGAAGAAGCAGATTTCATTCTCTTTATGTCAGCCATAGACAACAAGGAGGATACCTTGAAAAGCCGGGCAAAAAGCACCGCCCGGCTGAATAAATATCAGCTGGCAGGAAAGCAGCTGGCCATCGTTGACCTAAGCCAGCACTTCACTGGCAGCGAATGCCTTTTCCCCCAGCTCCTTGAGGAAGATTTTCCCGTCAGCAGCCTTGCCGCCTACTCCGGCTGGAACACCGCCAGCAACTCCATCGGCACCGCCAGCAGCCAGGCCTCCCTGTACCTCGCCGCCCTCTCAGCCTGTGAGGACAAAGACGAAGTCATGCAGACGGCCTACGCCCAGAGCGCTTTCCTGCAAGGGCGGATCATGGAAGACTACTTTTATCTCAAGCAGGACATCGACGAAGTGAACAACAGCCTGAAAAAAGCCGGCTACACCAACACAGCCGACCTTGACCTGGAGCACAACTACCGCTGGGCCACCGCCATGCTGCAGAAGTCCCTCAACGAACATCTGTCAGCCTACCAAAACACCCGTGCCGCCCGCGCCCCCTACCAAGTGGCATGGCAAAAGGGCGAGCTCACGCTCGCCCTCCATCATCTGAAAATAGACGTATCCTTCCCCTGGCCCCGGACCTTTGAGGTTAATCTGCTGGCGTATCCAGAACTGTATCAGATACCTTAACCTGTCTGCCAATGGTGTAACACCGAAGAAGATGTTGCCCTTTAAAAAGTCAGCCGCCAAATGGAGCGGCTATTTTCTTTTCGTTTATTCTGTTGTAAAATATAGTAAATAGCGATTTAGTAACTCACTATTTACTAAAAAGGAGATGAGAAATATGCAGCAGTATGATTTCATTGGAAGAGAAAAGGAACTGGCCAGATTAGATAAAATGTACGACAGCCAGACACAGGAAGCCACATTGATTTATGGGCGGCGACGTGTAGGCAAAAGCGAACTGATAAAGCAATTTGTCCAGCAACACGTTGATGATGCCATATATTTTGAGTGCAAGCAGACTACTGAATCAAATAATGTAGCAACTCTTGGAGAATTAGTTTCCGATAAAATGCAACTTCCCCCTCTAGGATTCGCTAATATAGAGCAATTGCTAGATTTCGTGTTCAAGCAGGCCTGTGCGAGAAAGATTATCCTGGTCTTGGATGAGTATCCTTATCTGCAAAAGATAGTAACCGGCTTGGACAGCATCTTGCAGGCACTGATTGACAAGTATAAGAACCATTCACAGATTAAGCTGATATTATGCGGTTCCTTTGTGGACACCATGAAAAAACTGCTCCTGCGGCATAATCCTTTGTACGGGCGTATTTCTACAGTGCTCAATCTGAAGCCAATGAACTACCTGGAGTCAGCAAACTTCTATCCATCTTTTTCCCGCGACGACAAGGTGCGGCTCTATAGCGTGTTTGGTGGAATCCCTTACTACAACAGCCTCATAGATGAGCGCCTGTCAGTCAAAGAAAACATCATGGAGCTGATTGCCCTGCCAGGTGCCCGCCTGGAAGACGAGGTTTCCATGTACTTAAGCACTGAGCTTGCCAAGATAAACAGTGCCAATGAAGTGTTTGAGGCCTTGACCAGAGGCTTTTCCAAGTTTAGCGATATCCTGTCCCAGTCCCACTTATCCAGCAGCGCATTATTATCTGATGTCTTGAAAAAACTTATGCTGATGGATATGGTTGACAAAGAAGCCCCCATAAATGACGCTAACAATAAAAAAAAGGCTGGCTATTTCATCAGCGACAATATGTCCATGTTCTTTTATCGGTATATTTTTCGCTATGCCTCCCAACGGCGCATTATGAATCCCGAAATCTTCTACCAGCGTTACATTGAGAGTGATTTTGAGCAATTCTATGTACCCAAAAGGTTCGAAGACATTTGCAAGCAGTTCCTTATCCTGAAAAATCAACAGGGCGAAATGGATGAACCTTTCGAGGCCATAGGCAAATACTATTACGATCTGCCCAAGGAGCATAAAAATGGCGAATTTGACGTAGTGACCAAGGATGACCGTGGCTATGCTTTCTATGAGGCAAAGTTCCGTGATGCCCCTGTTTCAAATGCCATGATAGAAAAAGAAATCCAGCAAGTGAACTCGAGCGGCTTGTACTGCTATCGCTATGGATTCTTTTCTAAGTCAGGGTATGAAGAAATTTCCCGCTCTGATGTGGTCAAATATACCTTGGATAACCTGTATCCTGAGCACCTATAAAGCTGCAAGCAACAAAGCTGCTTGAACGTAATATGACAGTCAGCAAAAGCCGCCTCGCTGAATAAAGCCAGCAAGGCGGCTTTCTCAGTATATGCTGTTATGAAGATTTACTTTATCTTCACCAACTCATACTCCCGGGAACCAAGCCCAATCTTCTCCGCGTGCTCCAGAGTTTCCTTCCAATGCACGTTGGGATTGCTGTCCATGAAGTGGTCGTGGTGGCACTGCCAGTCGGGCTTTTTCAGATTGTCTGACAGCTGGCTGTTGGG is a genomic window containing:
- the rsmD gene encoding 16S rRNA (guanine(966)-N(2))-methyltransferase RsmD, which translates into the protein MRIITGSARGAKLKTPKGQDTRPTADRVKESLFNILGRMIEGRTVLDIFAGTGSLGLEALSRGAEGAVLVDKATAGLISENARHTRLADRAEVMGCDVYSALSRLSAAGRSFSLIFCDPPYHRGLWERALEVLDENDVLAYEGILVVEHGADENKYPQLEKLQLVLNKRYGHTTQLSFFQRKDYLAACEEAGE
- a CDS encoding DUF4127 family protein, which translates into the protein MLKNKNLASLTLILLITAFALGVWHLHTPAPAGTPLPLPQIPPKAKITLLPLDGRPPCRQFVINGGRIAGLEVSVPPGELQDYYSLPGNTQSMKEWLMNDLSDSSAALISIDQLLHGGLLAAREKNASHAEVDSLTAYLRNLHEKYPAVPLYAFSILPRLTPQDSIDGYQERKDLTAYSRLAGRKAAGLAVDENELRRLEEAIPPQSLSAYLAHFKENEYLNQKLIDLTREGILTKLVLGQDDGEAYSIPNIEKSALLGYIAASGLDSSRVFLTHGADEIALTLLAGIENQRTGFAPKVFLDCNTPETLQKIMPYMAVDMETTAREKIALLGGEETNNPEEADFILFMSAIDNKEDTLKSRAKSTARLNKYQLAGKQLAIVDLSQHFTGSECLFPQLLEEDFPVSSLAAYSGWNTASNSIGTASSQASLYLAALSACEDKDEVMQTAYAQSAFLQGRIMEDYFYLKQDIDEVNNSLKKAGYTNTADLDLEHNYRWATAMLQKSLNEHLSAYQNTRAARAPYQVAWQKGELTLALHHLKIDVSFPWPRTFEVNLLAYPELYQIP
- a CDS encoding ATP--cob(I)alamin adenosyltransferase codes for the protein MQQYDFIGREKELARLDKMYDSQTQEATLIYGRRRVGKSELIKQFVQQHVDDAIYFECKQTTESNNVATLGELVSDKMQLPPLGFANIEQLLDFVFKQACARKIILVLDEYPYLQKIVTGLDSILQALIDKYKNHSQIKLILCGSFVDTMKKLLLRHNPLYGRISTVLNLKPMNYLESANFYPSFSRDDKVRLYSVFGGIPYYNSLIDERLSVKENIMELIALPGARLEDEVSMYLSTELAKINSANEVFEALTRGFSKFSDILSQSHLSSSALLSDVLKKLMLMDMVDKEAPINDANNKKKAGYFISDNMSMFFYRYIFRYASQRRIMNPEIFYQRYIESDFEQFYVPKRFEDICKQFLILKNQQGEMDEPFEAIGKYYYDLPKEHKNGEFDVVTKDDRGYAFYEAKFRDAPVSNAMIEKEIQQVNSSGLYCYRYGFFSKSGYEEISRSDVVKYTLDNLYPEHL